The Candidatus Eisenbacteria bacterium genomic interval AGCTTTTTCATGACTTTTCGCCTCCTTTCCTTGGAATTCCTGGTGCATCGAGCACGAACAAAGTCACCATCACTAGAAAAGAACGACCTTCAGACTTTCACACACGGTTTCTTCCTCCTTGCGCCAATCACATGCTTCCAAGCTCACCAACTCAAGAATTTCTTCAACGCTTCCACCCCCCGAACCCTGCTCGCAGTCTCGTGGAGATTATTCTCTGTCTCACCTAAACATGGCCTTGATCTTGCCCCAGGTCTCTGTCTCGGCTGCCGTGCCAGGAGTGGAGCGAAACCTTACTTCCCACATATGCACTGCCAAGTTATACGGATAATTATGGTCGAGGATCCAGAAACCGACCCACGAACACGGAGGCAATTGGTACAAGGCACCGTTGGTACTCCCTGACGGATGCCATCGAGCTAGAGAACAAGAAGCCCAGAGTAACCATCCAGCAATATCTCCGTTATCGATGTAGCCCAGATTGCCCGTCCACGGAATAACAATCCCATTTAGATCTTCCCAGAAGGAGGGCCGCCAACTGTTTGAAAGGAAGAGATCTGTAGGCCCGAAGTCGTACGCCCCGCCGGCACCAATGCGCTCAAAAAGTGCCCGACCTGCACCACTATGGTCGTGACTGCAATCGCCATCAAACGTCTCAATCCCAGCTTGTGTATGACCTTCGACGAGGGCTAGGATCTCGTCCCAAGCATACGACAGTTCATAGTAAGTGCAATGGCTAACAAAGATTTGGCGGAAGAAATAAGGCCGCTCTTGCAGCTCGGTCTCAAAGCCAACAGGATCACGGTCATACCAAGTGTATCCATAGCCCAGGTTGTTCAGGGCCGTGATCGCTGCAGGAGGCCAGTTGTACGCATCATCAGTGTAAACAATTATCCCCCACCACGGCTCACCAACCTCGTGCTTACCAGGAGCCGGCCACTCCGGCGGGAATGGAGACAAACTGTTGGTATCTGCAAAAACTGAAAATGCCCACAGAATCATAATGGGCATCACTACCATCATTTTCTTCATCACGGTCACCCCCAAAACGAGGTTCCTCCGACCAACAAAGAAACCCTCCAACCGTCCACCCAACCGGCATACAACAACACTAGGAAATCATTTCTTTGGACCACCCCCTTTCAAAAAAAATACCCAGCTGGCATTTTAGATTCATCCAGACTGGGCACAAACTCCACAACCTCCTAAAGACCGCAAGGCAGCGGTTCTTCCCAAGACCGCGCACATCATACAGTGTAGTCATCCACGTGTACAGAGGTTTCTTAAGTCATTTTCTCCTCACCAAGATATAAAATATCTTGAGACATTATAGATAGGCAAAAACCTGGGAAACGAGGGATTTATCTCTTCGGAGACCTCTGAGCAGGCACAGACAGCTGGGATGGTTTCTCTCCGACCTCGACGAGTTGACTAAACGTCCTCCCAAGCCTCACAAAATCAATTCGTATTTTTCCCCCCGGTCTTGTCGAGGCCACGATTGAAGCAAATTCGTTCGGATTCTTCACCCGCTCTCCCGAGACTCCAATTATGACATCCCCTTGCCGGAGCCCCATCCTTTCGGCTGGGCTGCCAGGCAGAACATCGAGGATAAGGGCACCGGTTTCGTCTTCATCAATGTCCGGCAGGCCGACAGTGACCCCTTGCCTTGCAATATTGACTCCGAGAAAGCCCCGCGAGACCTTTCCAGAAGTCCTCAGTTGTTTTGCAACTTCGATCACTTTCTCTATCGGAACTGCAAATCCTGACTGCAAATCATCGCCCGAAACCAAGCCCCGGCCCACAGCGTTCGTAAGTCTTCCTGATGCAATACCCACAAGCTCGCCGTTCATGTTTATAACCGCTGCTCCGCTTGTGCCCGGCAGAAGTGAAGTGTCCAGCGGAAGAAGCTCCCCTCCGCCTGCTATCCTCACCCGCCGTGAGGGCCGAATCCTTCCCAGACAGGCGGACGAGCGGCCTCTGTAGCTACCGCCGACAACTACCACTGGCGATTCCTCAGCGAGTGAAGACGAATTGCCAAAGGAAGGTGAAGGAAGGCCTTCGAGCGAAACCTTGAGAAGCGACATGTTCGTGAGCTCATCGGTGCCGACTATAGTCGCGCTTACTTCCCGTCCGTCTGGAAGGAGGACGGAAACATCTCCCAGATCCCTTGCGAGCGTGGCGGTGGTCACAATATATCCATCAGAGTCAATGACAACCCCTGAGCCCACACTTTTCCATGCAGGGGGATAGCCCCTGCGTGCCGGAATTCCCACCCTGGCGAGCGGGCTCACTGTCCCTCCGGGTGAGCTCGAAAAAGGAGTTCCCTTAGTGGAGATCACCGTGACAACGTATTCCCTGCCGACTTTTATGATGTTCGATAGATCGCGGTCAGAGACTGCAGTCCTCAGTTTCGCAAATCCACACTCACAGGCAAAACATGACAGAGCCAAGATCAGAGCAATCGATAAGAGACCCGCTTTAGAACGTGACAGAGGCTTTTCCATCTCCCTCCTCATAGGAAACATAACTTTCGGGCCTGGCACCCTCGTCAGAAAGAACCCAATCGTCAAGAACAAGCTCGGCGTCTTGAGGCAATGATGAGCCGGCCTCAATGCGAGGGTGCGTATGGGAATAAACATGAGGATAGGCCGGGGCATCGGGCATTCTCGACGCTTCTCCGACGGTGGCAACAGGCGCGATCTTCGTCGGTCTCAAAGCTTCTGTTCCTCTCAGGACAAAGAAGACTGCCAGCGCAACGGACACGAAAGCACCAGCCAGCCGGAGCGGATAGGGGATGCCGAAAATCGTCCTCGGTTCCGCCACTTCTTCTTCGGCCAGCGCCCTGTGCCTGACTCTCTCGGCGAAGAATGGCGGAACAGTAATGCGCGGGAGAGAACGGAGAAGTGAAACCGATCTCTCAAACTCGTTCAGAGCAACTGCGCACTTCTCACAATTATCAATGTGGTCGCCAAGCTCCTTTCTCTCCTCGTTACTCAGCCAGTCTTCCAGATAGCCTGAAAAGAGTTCTTTTGCTTTCTTACAGTTCATATATCTCCTCTCTTCATGCGGGACTCCAGTCTGTTTCTCATGAGGAGGCGGGCTCTGTTTATTCTCGATCTCACAGTCCCGCCAGGTACATCAAGGACATCAGCTACCTCTTCATAGGAAAGACCTTCGATATCCCTCAACACCAAAGCCGCCCGGTATTTTGGAGGCAGTTTTGCGAGAACCCCTTGCACGATCTGTTCCAGCTCCCTCTGTTCCGCCAAATCGTGGGGAGATTGCGCTGGATCCCGAAATCCCGGAAACGAATCCCCCGAGTTTTCGTGAATCTCGTCAATGCTCAAATGCCTGGGTCTTCTTACCCTCCTCCTTATTTCATTCTTTGCAAGATTCAGCGCTATCGTATAAATCCAGGTGGAAAATCTGCTCCCCTTCCTGTATCTGGTTCTATGGCGATATATTCTCAAGAAAGTTTCCTGCGCAATCTCCTGCGCTGCGTCTCTGTCTCCTATGAACCTGGCAACCGTATTTATAATCCTGCCATCGTATCTTTCGACAAGAAGTTTGAAGGCACGGCCGGAGCCGAGGCCTACCTTCTCCATCAGCTCTTCGTCGGTCTCTTCCATCTGAGGAAGCTCTATGGGCCTCAACCCCTTCTCTGTCAATTCATCTTTCTCCTTCAACTCTCTTTACACCTCCCGCCCTGCAATGGTTCCCTCTCCGTAATATGTTATCCCGTTCTCCCGCCGGCTGCAAGGTGCTCTGTTAGGCGGCTCCCTTGTGCCCTGGGCCTATAGTGTCCGTGGCTTACAAAATGGTCGGGTCAACCCAGGGGGCAAACGTCCAAATCCGCACGCCAAACATCTTGACTTGGATTCGGGATTCTCATAAAGATTATCGGAACTTTGAACGGATGATGAATACAGACGTCAAAGCGCACAATTGTCTGGTGTCTCCTCCTAACGCCTTTTCATCGAGGAGGTAGCGATTGGAAAACAATAAGAAGAGTCCCCGGCCAAACACCGGCTTTGAGCCCTACATAAAGCCTGAGGAACGAATTCCTGAGGCAACGGTTAGGGCGGTGGTTTTGGGGGCGCTCCTGGCGGCAGTGTTCGGAGTAGCCAATGCTTATCTTGGGTTGAAGGTGGGAATGACCGTATCTGCCTCCATCCCTGCTGCAGTCATGTCGATGGCAATTCTGAGGGGAGTGTTGAGGACGGGGACTGTCCTTGAAAACAACATTGCGCAGACTATAGGCTCCTCCGGTGAGTCCCTGGCAGCGGGCATCGTCTTTACGGTTCCTGCTTTCTTTATTTGGAATGCGACAGTGGCCGGATTTCATCATGAGATCAGCTCATGGGAAATTTTCTTTCTATCTCTCATGGGAGGGTTTCTGGGAATACTCTTCGTGATACCCCTCCGGAGATATTTGATGGTGCGCGAGCACGGGAAGCTGAAATTCCCCGAAGGAACCGCTTGTGCTGAAATCCTAAAGGCCGGAGATGAAGGAGGGGCAAGAGCAAAGACCGTGTTCGCTGGAATTGGCCTGGGTGCGCTCTACAAAATATTGATGAGCGCAGTAAGGCTATGGCCGGAAATTCCTAATAATGACCTGCGTTTCTATAAAGGGGCCAACGTCGGTATAGATGCCACCCCGGCTTTGCTGGGAGTGGGATACATCATTGGTCCCCGCATTTCTGCTCTGATGCTCAGTGGAGCAGTCCTGGGATATTTGGGAATCTCACCCCTGATTGCCTGTATCGGAACCCATATCACTAGTTTCGTCCCGCCCGCGACTAAGTTAATCACCGAAATGACTCCAACGGAAATCAGAGACAACTATATCAAGTATCTCGGAGTCGGTGCAGTGCTCCTGGGGGGATTCATCAGTCTGTTCAAAGCGCTGCCGATAATCTTTCACTCCTTCGGAGTTGCCATCAAGGAGATATTCGGAAGAAAAGAAGAGGCCGTGGTGAGACCGAGGACGGATCAAGACCTTCCAATGTGGTTTGTCCTGGCGGGAGTTGCCGCGGCAATCATTGCCATCTGGCTTTACCCTGGAACGGGACTGCATCTCATCGGCACAGCATTGGTGGTCATTTTTGGTTTCTTTTTCGTGGTAGTAGCTGCAAGACTCGTCGGAATCGTTGGGAGTTCTTCATCCCCTGTTTCAGGCATGACTATCGCCACGCTTCTGGTCACCAGCCTGATTCTCCTGTCTTTTGGAGTCTCGGGCGTGGCCGGCATGGTCACGGTGATGTTCATCGGGACAATCGTCTGCATCGCAGTATGCATGTCCGGAGATATCTCGCAGGACTTGAAGACCGGATATTTATTGGGAGCGACTCCAAGGTCTCAGCAGCTCATGGAATTTGTCGGACTTATCGCACCGGCGATTTTCATGGGCTTCACGATTTTCCTCATGAGTAAATCTTTCGGGTTTGTGAAAGATGCCACGCATCCGACTCCACTTCTGGCACCGCAGGCGAACGTGATGGCTGCCATCGTGCGGGGGGTGATGACCGGGAATCTTCCCTGGATCTACATAGTCGTGGGGGCCATGCTCGCTTTGACTGTTGAGCTTCTGGGAATCTCTTCTTTGCCTTTTGCCATCGGACTCTATCTGCCCCTGGATCTATCGACTCCGATCATGGCCGGCGGCTTGATCTCCTGGATCGTTAAGAAGCTCTCCTCAGGCGAAGAGAATGCCAAGGAGAGGGAGGAGAAAGGAGTACTGTTTGGCTCCGGGCTGATTGCCGGCGATGCTCTGCTTGGAGTGTGCGTCGCCTTCGCGATCGCACTGTCATCGCGTTACAGGGCATACTATGAGGCCCACGAAACCGCGCCTCTTGCGGGGACCTATGCCTCCTGGCTGTCACTAGCGGCTTTTGCGGCCATTACGTTCTTGCTTTACAGGTCAACGCGGATAAAAGCAGCGAACAAATAGAAGAGTCGTCCCGTACGGGCTGAGCCCGGGTAATTGGGGACACCCATAACCGCGGGTGTCGCCAAATCTGGAATCTACGGGTCACTGAGTTTCTGGCAACAGTGCTGTCATCAGGTCATTCCGCATCCCCCGCTTTTACATATTCCCGTCTGAGGTGTCTATGTCAATGAATGTTGAACACTAACGCGATTGGGAGCTTCGAATGAAGCCCAGGGTAAAGTCTGGGCATTCCCCTTGACATAGAGTCAATAGGCTCTACTCTTATCTGTAAGAGAGGTGATCTTCCTATGACGAAATTAATGGACGTCGTGCTTCTTTCTCTTCTTGCGGCTCTCCTTCTGCTTGCGGGCTGCTATACAGTTCTCAAACACCCTGCCGCCTCAACAATTTCAGATGTTCAGCCTTACGGCGAACGCTGCTCCGACTGTCACCACGCCGGAATACCCGGCTACCATGACCCATTCTACTACGGAAGCTACAGGTACGGATGGTGGTCTTACTATGGGAGGCCGTGGTGGTACGACTATAACTACGAGCCGTACCGCCGGGGCTATCAACCCACCCCGCCCGTGACGGGGCAGAGACATCTCTGGCAGGATGATTCCGCGTCAAAGAAGAGCAGTGCAAGGCAGATGAAGTCTGAAGACCCGTCACCGGCAAAGGATACGCAGGACCAGAAGACTTCAAAGGAAAAAAAGGAAGAAAAGAAGCGCAATCTATGGAAGGACAAATAGGCTTGGATGAACCGGGTAGCTTGACTAGTCCCAGGCAATCATGGGGAGTTTAGGAATGCTGACGACTCTCGCAGGTCCGGTAACTCGATTGGCTCGGAGATACACCTTTCTTCTGACATCACTTGCGGTAATTCTGTGTCCGGCCACCTTGCTCGCGGCCTATCCCTCTCTTCCCGACATTCCGCTGGTCAACGACTACGGCGTCTTTGCAAGAGCTCAAGGGATGGGAGGAGCTCACGTGGCGGCATGCGAAGACATCTCAGCGCTTTTTTTCAATCCGGCCGGGCTTGCTCTCCTCAAGCGACCTGAGCTTGCCGTCGGCCTCAGCCATTTGACCTCCGAGATCTCCACTACTTGGTCAGGCAACACCCTGCTTTCTTCAGCTGGAGCTACGAGGCTCAATTCGCTGGGCATGGCTTACCCATTTCCTACTTTCAGAGGCAGCTTTGTCGTTGCGGGAGGTTATGGAAGGCCGAATAGCATGGACTATGATTATGCCAGAACTTCGGGTTCTGAGAATATCCTGGTGACTGAAAGAGGAGGGGCAGGACCGCTCGCCGGGGGGGTTGCCGTTGATGTCTCGCCGAACGTCTCGGTCGGAGGCTCTTTTCAGATCCTGTCGGGATCATCCAGAAGAACATTTCTCGACGAGTATCCGCTTGCGCCGGTCGAGAGTCTCTCAACTAGAGAGCGTATTGACGATTCGGATATAAGTGGATGGGGCCTTTCTCTTGGCGCCCTTTTCAAGGCCGGTAAGCCATTCAAGGCAGGAATCACGGTGCAGTTTCCCCAGCACTATTTCTTCGAAGGCACTCAGACCGTAACCGAAACTCGTCTGGGGCACGTCACGCAGGATTCGCTTAGCTCATACGAAGAGGTAAGGTTCGAGGATGAAATAACGCTTCCTTTTTCATTCAGCTCAGGGATAAGCTTTTCCGTTCCATACCTCACCCTGGCATTCGACGCAAGCTATACAGACTGGACAGAGCTTGACTACGCGGGACCCCTCAAGGTAGGAAACTTTTATGCTTATAAGCCCACAGTCGATCTCAGGTTCGGGCAGGAACTCACACTGCCGTGGCTTCCTGTCAGGCTGAGAGCCGGCTACGCTATTGAACCTATCTCCTACAAGCTTCTCCTGGGAGACGAAGCAACCATAGTCAAGGACAAGACCGTTTTCTCTGCAGGCGCCGGAATCATCCTTGAAGATTCGATCACCCTTGATGTGGCCTACACACAATCGTCTTTCGAGAGAGCAATAGCAGGATTCAGCGAGAAAGATACCGCAAAGAAGTTGTTCCTCTCCTTCGCCTACAGGTTCTAGCAGAGATTGAATGCTGTCTGGGGCCACCTCGCTACGTGGCGATGAACCCTGAGCTGGCTTTCGCGGGAGGGATGGGACACCCATCTTGGCGAGCAAGGTGGGGATACCCACCCCTTTAGAGGGTGGGAGGGGCAAGGATTCCCCGCCTGGCGAGCCGTAGATGGGTCATCCCGGAGCGGAGCCAGCCATGGTCATTCGCCATGCGTGATTCGACACTGCCGGACAGGACAGAAATAGGTGACTGTCACTATTTTAGTGGGGGGTGGCCTCGCGGATGAGGTGGAGGGCGATGATGTTTTTCTGAATCTGGTTCGTGCCTTCGTAGATCTGCGTTATCTTTGCATCCCTCATCATCTTCTCAACAGGATAGTCCTTCATATATCCATAGCCGCCGAGGATCTGCACTGCATCAGTCGTGACCTTCATGGCAACGTCGGAGGCGAAGAGCTTCGCCATGGCCGAGTCCTTACCTACATCACTTGCTCCCGAATCAATCATTCTGGCAGATGAATAGACAAGAGCCCGCGATGCCTCAACCTGTGTCGCCATGTCAGCCAGCATGTGCTGAATCCCCTGGAAGGACGATATGGGCTGACCGAACTGGACGCGTCTTCTGGCATAGTTGACGGCCTCATCAAGAGCCCCCTGGGCTATCCCGACCGCCTGGGCCGCAACGCCAGGCCTTGACTGGTCGAATGTTTTCATGGCCACTATGAATCCCATACCTTCCCTTGCGAGGAGGTTCTTCTTGGGAATCACGCAGTCCTGAAATGTGAGCTCCCTCGTCGCCGAGCTTCTGATTCCCATCTTGTTCTCCTTCTTGCCGAATCCGAAACCTGGAGTCCCCTTTTCGACAACGAAGGCACTTGCTCCCCGTGCACCTTTTGTTTTATCAGTCTTTGCAATAACAGTGTAGATCTCGGCCTCTCCTCCGTTCGTTATCCACTGTTTTGTTCCATTCAATATGTACTCGTCCCCTCTCTTCACGGCGGAAGTCTCTATTGCGGCGGCATCCGAGCCGGCATTGGGCTCTGTAAGCGCAAAAGCCGCCAGCTTCTCGCCTTTCGCTATCGGAGTAAGGTATTTCTTTTTCTTTTCCTCATCCCCGAAGAGAAGGATCGGGAATGCCCCGAGCGCCGAGGCAGCGTAGCATACTGCTACTCCCCCGCAGATTCTGCTCAGCTCCTCAGTCACAATGCAGAGCTCAAAGCAACCGCCATTCGTGCCACCGTATTCCTCCGGTATGTAGACCCCAAAGAGATCCGACTTTGCCAGCGTCTTCATTATGTTCCACGGAAACTCCCCGGTTTCATCCAGCTTCGCTCTCACCGGCAGGATTTCCTTCTCTGCTATCTCTCTGGCCAGGTTCTTGAGTGCCTTCTGGTAGTCAGTTAGAAAATAATCCACGGGTCTCTCCTTCTACGAGGTGAGTCTTCTGAGCTTTTCAAGGGCATCTCTCGCAGCTCTCTGCTCAGCTTCCTTCTTGCTCATGCCGCCGCCCTCGCCAAGCACCTCTCCATCAATAGATACGTCAACCACGAATTGCTTCTCGTGCTCAGGGCCTTGCTCAGACCTGACC includes:
- a CDS encoding trypsin-like peptidase domain-containing protein — protein: MEKPLSRSKAGLLSIALILALSCFACECGFAKLRTAVSDRDLSNIIKVGREYVVTVISTKGTPFSSSPGGTVSPLARVGIPARRGYPPAWKSVGSGVVIDSDGYIVTTATLARDLGDVSVLLPDGREVSATIVGTDELTNMSLLKVSLEGLPSPSFGNSSSLAEESPVVVVGGSYRGRSSACLGRIRPSRRVRIAGGGELLPLDTSLLPGTSGAAVINMNGELVGIASGRLTNAVGRGLVSGDDLQSGFAVPIEKVIEVAKQLRTSGKVSRGFLGVNIARQGVTVGLPDIDEDETGALILDVLPGSPAERMGLRQGDVIIGVSGERVKNPNEFASIVASTRPGGKIRIDFVRLGRTFSQLVEVGEKPSQLSVPAQRSPKR
- a CDS encoding zf-HC2 domain-containing protein, with the translated sequence MNCKKAKELFSGYLEDWLSNEERKELGDHIDNCEKCAVALNEFERSVSLLRSLPRITVPPFFAERVRHRALAEEEVAEPRTIFGIPYPLRLAGAFVSVALAVFFVLRGTEALRPTKIAPVATVGEASRMPDAPAYPHVYSHTHPRIEAGSSLPQDAELVLDDWVLSDEGARPESYVSYEEGDGKASVTF
- a CDS encoding sigma-70 family RNA polymerase sigma factor, with product MTEKGLRPIELPQMEETDEELMEKVGLGSGRAFKLLVERYDGRIINTVARFIGDRDAAQEIAQETFLRIYRHRTRYRKGSRFSTWIYTIALNLAKNEIRRRVRRPRHLSIDEIHENSGDSFPGFRDPAQSPHDLAEQRELEQIVQGVLAKLPPKYRAALVLRDIEGLSYEEVADVLDVPGGTVRSRINRARLLMRNRLESRMKRGDI
- a CDS encoding oligopeptide transporter, OPT family; amino-acid sequence: MENNKKSPRPNTGFEPYIKPEERIPEATVRAVVLGALLAAVFGVANAYLGLKVGMTVSASIPAAVMSMAILRGVLRTGTVLENNIAQTIGSSGESLAAGIVFTVPAFFIWNATVAGFHHEISSWEIFFLSLMGGFLGILFVIPLRRYLMVREHGKLKFPEGTACAEILKAGDEGGARAKTVFAGIGLGALYKILMSAVRLWPEIPNNDLRFYKGANVGIDATPALLGVGYIIGPRISALMLSGAVLGYLGISPLIACIGTHITSFVPPATKLITEMTPTEIRDNYIKYLGVGAVLLGGFISLFKALPIIFHSFGVAIKEIFGRKEEAVVRPRTDQDLPMWFVLAGVAAAIIAIWLYPGTGLHLIGTALVVIFGFFFVVVAARLVGIVGSSSSPVSGMTIATLLVTSLILLSFGVSGVAGMVTVMFIGTIVCIAVCMSGDISQDLKTGYLLGATPRSQQLMEFVGLIAPAIFMGFTIFLMSKSFGFVKDATHPTPLLAPQANVMAAIVRGVMTGNLPWIYIVVGAMLALTVELLGISSLPFAIGLYLPLDLSTPIMAGGLISWIVKKLSSGEENAKEREEKGVLFGSGLIAGDALLGVCVAFAIALSSRYRAYYEAHETAPLAGTYASWLSLAAFAAITFLLYRSTRIKAANK
- a CDS encoding outer membrane protein transport protein, which codes for MLTTLAGPVTRLARRYTFLLTSLAVILCPATLLAAYPSLPDIPLVNDYGVFARAQGMGGAHVAACEDISALFFNPAGLALLKRPELAVGLSHLTSEISTTWSGNTLLSSAGATRLNSLGMAYPFPTFRGSFVVAGGYGRPNSMDYDYARTSGSENILVTERGGAGPLAGGVAVDVSPNVSVGGSFQILSGSSRRTFLDEYPLAPVESLSTRERIDDSDISGWGLSLGALFKAGKPFKAGITVQFPQHYFFEGTQTVTETRLGHVTQDSLSSYEEVRFEDEITLPFSFSSGISFSVPYLTLAFDASYTDWTELDYAGPLKVGNFYAYKPTVDLRFGQELTLPWLPVRLRAGYAIEPISYKLLLGDEATIVKDKTVFSAGAGIILEDSITLDVAYTQSSFERAIAGFSEKDTAKKLFLSFAYRF
- a CDS encoding acyl-CoA dehydrogenase family protein, with amino-acid sequence MDYFLTDYQKALKNLAREIAEKEILPVRAKLDETGEFPWNIMKTLAKSDLFGVYIPEEYGGTNGGCFELCIVTEELSRICGGVAVCYAASALGAFPILLFGDEEKKKKYLTPIAKGEKLAAFALTEPNAGSDAAAIETSAVKRGDEYILNGTKQWITNGGEAEIYTVIAKTDKTKGARGASAFVVEKGTPGFGFGKKENKMGIRSSATRELTFQDCVIPKKNLLAREGMGFIVAMKTFDQSRPGVAAQAVGIAQGALDEAVNYARRRVQFGQPISSFQGIQHMLADMATQVEASRALVYSSARMIDSGASDVGKDSAMAKLFASDVAMKVTTDAVQILGGYGYMKDYPVEKMMRDAKITQIYEGTNQIQKNIIALHLIREATPH